ggaaattataatatttccttgtttattaatatatttatacccttttaaaatttgattTTGTTGTTGTGTTTTCTTAGTTATATAATcagaatattttatatatttatcaggtttaatattttcatagattatgataaaatataagtttttttcaaatggatatatttggaaaaagtgtaaatttttacgttttttaattttgtttgaTCCTTGATATATGtctttacatttttttcttttgtctataatacatatatctTCCTTCATCCTgatgttatttatatctcTGTCAATTAAATGCTGCCCTTTTTCATTAAACTTTCTATTTTCTGTAGCCTTGAAAAAGGAGCTACTATGCATTGAAGAAGAATGATAAGTATTTGTTTTACTTGCCTTTTCTTTATCTCTATTTAATAGAACCatttgaattatatttttattataactaTAAATCATATTGTCGTTTAAATTGAGATTAATTGGAATATCATATATCAATTTATAACCTGTTAAcatttcaaatatataaaggtaatattcacaaaaattaaaaagacgaaatattttatataatgcttttgttaaaatgtatatccatatttctttttcatcgTTTTTGGATTGGcatgataaaatattgttatcTTTATCATATGGTAATTCTAAATCAACAAATACTAAAACccaattattatttatatatagtttaacaaaataataatttaatttatttataagtGGAAATCCATGTATTGTTTGTGGATAAATTgattcatataaataattccCTTTTGGTATAAGGactttattttcttttattaagAATATAGAagagtatatatattttaaaaaatcaatattctcattatattctatatttacatttctatttacataattttcataGCTTACTACTACGgatgattttttttgttcttcatttttgtgagatgaataaaaatgttcaagaccttttttgtttatattatctaattgtttttcataagtatttaaataattttcttctttcaccaaaattatttttcttttctttatatcactataattatcattttgGTTATTTTTGTCACAcccatttattttatcatcttTTTCCCAATCACTTGATTTTTGtgaattattttccttttcattttctttagaaaaataatttatttctttccacttatatatatatttatcaaattttttcttccgtttatattttacatttacatcctgattattttttatttttatttttttattatcctCGTTGCACAAATTCAATACTTCATCaattgcatattttttccataaatCAAAGACCTTTTCGTTATTctcatatatttgtattttattttttttattaaatatatattccattttatattaatatttatcgTTATTACGTCTGTGgatgttattattattattatttttattttttttcgtttttttgtttatccaaatttaaataaattaattctTACAGAAGATTATATTCCCTATTAATTCCGCGTTCGTTTcctctttttattttttaagattattttttcgttttaAATACTTAATGttacaaattatattgtaatgatttctttttttattaatactaAACAAAAGGGAgagaaaaagaaagaacTGCATTATAgggaataaataaaaaagggcattataaatttaagaaAATTGCTATGCAACCTTTTAAATATGGAATGGGAATATGAGgaaagacaaaaaaaaatgtagaaaATAGTTATTCATACCTTTTTTAAagttattaaataattaggAACATATATTTCCTCTAAActgataaataaaaaataaatatatatatatatatatatatatatgcatattttccTAACgttctttatataataaaaggGAAAATGCATtactaataaataatttcattttcattgcCCAATTAAAAGTTTAAAATTTCGAAAAGggaaatatacataaaatattatatatatcacaTAAATAAGcaacaaaaaaagaaaatggcTAGAAACGTCGAAAAAGGAAGGTCTATGTTAAATCAATGGCTAAAGGCTAAAGAGCTAAATGacaaaaaaacattttttaaaattccaaaaaatgttaatgATGTTGATGATTTGGAATCCGCCGTATCatagtaaataaaaacaaaagaaaaaaaatatataaaaataaagaaaaggaaaatatttacataataataaaacaggTTTATGACTTATATCgaaatattgtatataattataagccctgtctttatatttattgcgtgttatttttttttaaatgcgcacaaaatatataaatttatatgcatattatatataacatatcCATGTATAGTGagtgtgcatatatatatatatatattgtatgcCATTTTATTCTctcctttttatttttagccGTAAGTCAAtaattaaagaaatatgTAGCAAGATTAAAgaaattcaaaatttaaGTTTGGGGGACCAACATGTAAGAGAACTAAACGAccaaataaacaaattgatttcgataaaaaatagatgGGAAATAAGGATTATAGAGGTAAAAATCGAAGAGcgacaaaaataatattcagcattaaaatatatatatatatgttgaAATAGTTTTAAGTGTGTGTCatgaaattttattaaattttattaatttaacccttttccttttataattatatttttagctTGGAGGACCAGATTATCAATCCGAATCGAATGCATTAATTAATGCACACggtattataaaaaatattacaaaatttaGTCGGGCCCTATATGTTGGCATTAgctttactttttttttttttattctattGATGcctaaattatttatacttatttttctcattttAGGTAGCGAattaaaaggaaataataattataaatatttcggGGCAGCGAAAAACTTGAAAGGAGTAAaggaattattatttaaagaaaatgatgatcggaaaaaacttttattaaaaagaaGGAAGGAAAAACGAAATTTAgataaaattgtaaatatacattattttgGTTATTGcgatgaagaaaatgaaatattattaaatgaagagttaaaaattcaaaaaaaactCGAAAAAACAGatttagaaataataaaaaaaatgaattattaaaaaattattattaatgcAAAACAtgaatataacaaaaatataggGTATGCAATTAAATATCGTTGACTATTCATACGGAGAGcctaataaaaataataaaaaatatcaagATGAGTATGTATACatgcatttatatatgctcataaaatataaacataatcGTAATAATAGTTTAATtcaaacataaaaaaattttgtcTATGTAATAAGATTAAGTTAGTCATTTTATAATCATTaatgttttataaataagCAAATAATATGTCTTACTGcttcaaaaaattttgatgcCGTTAAGGCAGACCAtgatatacaaaaaaaggaaatagtATATCCCTTCTTTGAcctacaaaaaataattgtattatgtatcattttattgatatattaatttaaatttctcagtttatgttttatcataaattatatttatcttgttcattgtattttattatatttattacatttttttaaattcaaaataatcaacacttttttaaaagaaaatgcatcatcaaaaaattatgatatttaccttaaattaataagaatagaaataaatgaCAAAATAACTAACGGGAGTAAGGCGTACCCAAGCATGCTTATTGTACAATATAGATCTAAAGTTGCGTTctgattaaaaaataaaataatcaaattaaaatatggcaacaaaaaattgtctttatattttatatatacttatatattattttcacttTTATGTTTACTTGGCTCATCACATTTAGCAATAGATACATACTCAGACTGCTAACAATTCcgattaaataaatataactaAATGAGGCCTTCCCTACCTGATaagtaataattataataatgataatttattaaaaaaaatttaatatactttgtcataattttattgtttcatattatttaacatAGTTAACATTATAATGTATTATACAGcatttgttattttaccaataataaaataaatccTAAAGACAGAATAATAAGTAAAGGCCCTGATAAATCagaattttcaaataaGGTATGGTCAATTCTgaaatgagaaaaaaagtatacatataaataaaaataactcactataaaaatagatatatgcacacacgaaaatattata
This DNA window, taken from Plasmodium berghei ANKA genome assembly, chromosome: 13, encodes the following:
- a CDS encoding pre-mRNA-splicing factor ISY1, putative translates to MARNVEKGRSMLNQWLKAKELNDKKTFFKIPKNVNDVDDLESAVSYRKSIIKEICSKIKEIQNLSLGDQHVRELNDQINKLISIKNRWEIRIIELGGPDYQSESNALINAHGSELKGNNNYKYFGAAKNLKGVKELLFKENDDRKKLLLKRRKEKRNLDKIVNIHYFGYCDEENEILLNEELKIQKKLEKTDLEIIKKMNY